One part of the Methylobacterium mesophilicum SR1.6/6 genome encodes these proteins:
- a CDS encoding tyrosine-type recombinase/integrase, producing the protein MHSTNETTHRPWNLGRLIWPKPPFKPKHIWAIRTRLQHEGRTRDLALFNTAIDSKLRGCDLVRLRVTDVYLGDGICLRTTIIQQKTGQPVPFELTETTRETLAAWLKLRGLRASDWLFPSRSRPGEHLTTRQYGRLVDEWVTLIGLDPAGYGTHSLRRTKVALIYRRTGNLRACQLLLGHTKLESTVRYLGIEADDALVMSEQTDI; encoded by the coding sequence ATGCACTCGACAAACGAAACCACCCACCGCCCCTGGAACCTGGGCCGCCTCATCTGGCCCAAGCCGCCGTTCAAGCCAAAGCACATTTGGGCGATCCGTACCCGCCTACAGCACGAAGGCCGTACCCGCGATCTTGCCCTGTTCAACACGGCCATCGATAGCAAGCTGCGGGGCTGCGACCTCGTCCGCTTGCGTGTGACCGACGTCTACCTCGGCGATGGCATTTGCCTGCGTACCACCATCATCCAGCAAAAGACCGGCCAGCCCGTACCCTTCGAGCTGACCGAGACGACCCGCGAGACGCTGGCGGCTTGGCTGAAGCTGCGGGGACTGCGAGCAAGTGACTGGCTGTTTCCCAGCCGCAGCCGTCCCGGCGAACATCTGACGACGCGACAGTACGGGCGGCTCGTCGACGAGTGGGTGACGCTGATCGGTCTCGACCCAGCGGGCTACGGCACGCACAGCCTGCGCCGGACGAAGGTCGCGCTGATATACCGGCGCACCGGCAACCTGCGCGCCTGCCAGCTGCTGCTCGGTCATACCAAGCTTGAGAGCACGGTGCGCTACCTCGGCATAGAGGCGGACGATGCGCTGGTAATGTCCGAGCAAACCGACATCTGA
- a CDS encoding flavin monoamine oxidase family protein gives MASEFDIIIVGGGAAGIGAARRLAAHGTSVLLLESSQRLGGRAYTQDFGDHPLDLGCEWLHSGDRNAWVGIAEASGFLVDRSDPPWAKAHPSITEDEDGQEAARRAYGDWEERLRTVASGSDRASDALEPSGAWNGYVRAIAGFMSGMAPERISATDYLAYDDASTGKNWNLPLGYGTLVAASLPSSTALQLATPAERIDLTADGVAVTTRADTFRAGAAILTVSTAVLAGDAIRLPAGVDPWREAAAALPLGRNEKIFLEIARDAAFAPDSHAYGDLHDPRAAAYSIRPNGWPVIEAFLGSEGARILEEDGPAAGFAHTKVELVGLFGSEVASAIRPLAATAWSRTASIGGAYSCALPGQASARVQLAQPFEDRLFFAGEATHPFDFTTAHGAHDSGVRAANEALAALEGRQRHGSRGPRIVAGKHATR, from the coding sequence ATGGCAAGCGAGTTTGACATCATCATCGTAGGAGGCGGCGCCGCCGGCATTGGCGCGGCACGGCGGCTGGCAGCACACGGCACATCGGTCTTGCTTCTGGAGTCGTCGCAGCGTCTCGGAGGCCGCGCGTACACCCAGGACTTCGGAGACCACCCGCTCGACCTCGGCTGCGAGTGGCTGCACTCGGGCGACCGCAATGCGTGGGTCGGCATCGCCGAGGCGTCGGGCTTCCTGGTCGACCGCAGCGACCCGCCGTGGGCGAAGGCGCATCCCTCCATCACCGAGGACGAGGACGGCCAGGAGGCGGCGCGAAGGGCATACGGCGATTGGGAGGAGCGGCTCCGCACGGTCGCCTCGGGCAGCGACCGCGCGAGCGATGCCCTGGAGCCCAGCGGCGCCTGGAACGGCTACGTGCGCGCCATCGCCGGCTTCATGAGCGGCATGGCTCCCGAGAGGATCTCCGCGACCGACTACCTCGCCTACGACGATGCCTCGACGGGCAAGAATTGGAACTTGCCCCTCGGCTACGGCACGCTGGTCGCCGCGAGCCTTCCGTCCTCGACGGCCCTGCAGTTGGCCACCCCGGCCGAGCGGATCGACCTGACGGCGGACGGCGTCGCCGTCACCACCCGTGCCGACACGTTCCGCGCAGGCGCCGCCATCCTCACGGTCTCGACGGCGGTCCTGGCCGGCGACGCGATCCGCCTTCCCGCCGGGGTCGACCCCTGGCGTGAGGCGGCCGCCGCGCTGCCGCTCGGGCGCAACGAGAAGATCTTCCTGGAGATCGCGCGCGACGCCGCGTTCGCGCCGGACAGCCACGCCTACGGCGACCTGCACGACCCGCGGGCCGCCGCCTATTCCATCCGACCCAACGGCTGGCCGGTGATCGAGGCGTTCCTCGGCAGCGAGGGCGCCCGCATCCTTGAGGAGGACGGCCCCGCCGCCGGGTTCGCCCACACCAAGGTCGAGCTGGTCGGCCTGTTCGGCAGCGAGGTGGCCTCGGCCATCCGTCCGCTCGCGGCGACAGCCTGGAGCCGGACGGCGTCCATCGGCGGCGCGTATAGCTGCGCCCTGCCGGGACAAGCCAGTGCGCGGGTACAACTGGCCCAGCCCTTCGAGGACCGGCTGTTCTTCGCGGGCGAGGCAACGCACCCATTCGACTTCACGACCGCCCACGGGGCGCACGACAGCGGGGTCCGGGCCGCCAACGAGGCCCTGGCGGCGCTCGAAGGCAGGCAGCGTCACGGGTCACGCGGCCCGCGGATCGTCGCGGGAAAGCATGCAACCAGGTAG
- a CDS encoding zinc metallopeptidase, with translation MPIILALGALLLGLVFGPHWWVRWAMRQHATERPDLPGTGGELARHLLDLAGLKHVSVEIAPADHYDPVANAVRLSPGNHDGRSITAVAVAAHEVSHALQHAAGDRLFAARVSFAPVVQGFEFAAAMVMMTAPVVLALVHSPVLLALQVGVGIALLGVRLVFHVLTLPVELDASFRRALPILETGHFLDAGDMSGARTVLRAAALTYVASSLMALVNLARFRRLLPF, from the coding sequence GTGCCCATCATCCTAGCGCTCGGCGCCCTCCTGCTCGGCCTCGTGTTCGGCCCCCACTGGTGGGTGCGCTGGGCGATGCGGCAACACGCGACCGAGCGGCCGGATCTGCCCGGGACCGGAGGTGAACTCGCCCGTCATCTGCTCGACTTGGCGGGGTTGAAGCACGTTTCCGTCGAGATAGCGCCAGCCGACCACTACGACCCAGTCGCGAACGCCGTGCGACTGTCGCCGGGGAACCATGACGGCCGCTCGATCACGGCGGTCGCGGTCGCGGCACACGAGGTCTCCCATGCGCTCCAGCACGCGGCAGGGGACCGGCTTTTCGCGGCGCGAGTGAGTTTTGCCCCGGTCGTGCAGGGCTTCGAGTTTGCTGCGGCAATGGTGATGATGACTGCGCCCGTGGTGCTCGCTCTCGTCCATTCGCCGGTGCTGCTCGCCCTACAGGTCGGTGTCGGCATCGCACTTCTCGGCGTTCGCCTCGTATTCCACGTCCTGACACTGCCCGTCGAACTCGACGCGAGCTTCCGCCGGGCCCTGCCCATCCTGGAGACGGGTCACTTCCTCGACGCAGGCGACATGTCCGGCGCCCGCACCGTACTGCGCGCCGCAGCCCTCACCTACGTAGCCTCGTCCCTCATGGCGCTCGTGAACCTTGCCCGCTTTCGGCGGCTCCTCCCGTTCTAA